A stretch of DNA from Tachyglossus aculeatus isolate mTacAcu1 chromosome 5, mTacAcu1.pri, whole genome shotgun sequence:
CTGGTCGCTGCACATCTGTTGTTTATTAAGAGAGCCTTTAACATCAAAGTTCTACTGTTTTTCTTTTGGAGAGTCACATTCAAACCCACTGCTGAATTGCCTGGTAGCAACTGATATGTATTGAACTTATATTTCTTATtaaattgattggctgattaacaTGATAAAATCAagctatagtaataattgtaattattattattattatgctacctattttgagtggtatttgtcaagtgtttactatgtgccagacattgcactaagtcctggggtagatacaagctaaccaggttggacacagccaatgtaccacatagggctcactgtgtccaacgtaaggctcacagtcatcacccccattttacagatgaggtaactgaagcacagagaataataataataataattatggtattatggtgttaagtgcttactatgtgcaaagcactgttctaagcagtggtagatacaaaggaatcagaTTGTactacgtggcgctcacagtcttattcaccattttacagatgaagtaactgacacacagaaaagttgagtgatttgcccaaggtcacacatcagaccagtggcagagacgggattagaacccaggttccctgactcccatgtccgtgctctttccattaggccacatttcttctctcatGCTACTACAATCTGTACTCATCTTCATTCCTGTATTCTCTTTTTGTAGGTGATGAATTTCTCATTTGGGTGCATTCCCTGAGCACAGAAATAATGTTGATTACAAACAGTATGACAGAATTCATTTTACTGGGGCTGACAGATGATCCAGCAGAGCAGAAAATCATTTTTGCAGTCTTCATAATTCTCTACGTTGCAACTATGTTACTCATTATAGTAACTATCAAAACCAGTCAGACTCTTGAATCTCATATGTACTTCTTTCTGAGCTATTTGTCCTTCTCTGATGCCTGTTTTTCCACCACCACGACCCCAAAATTTCTCGTCATCACCCTCTCTGAGAAGAAGACCATCTACTTCAATGGCTGTATAACTCAGATCTTTGCCCTCCATTTCTTCAGCTGCTTGGAAACACTGATCCTCATTATGATGTCGCACgatcgctatgtggccatctgcaaacccctgcATTACACAGCCATCATGAACAAGTGTGTCTGTAGCATCTTGGTGGGAATAGCCCTGTTTGGGTCTTTTCTGCATTCTTCTACCCAGATTTTACTCACTCTCAGTTTACCCTACTGTGGCCCTGATGTGatcaatcattttttttatgATTTTCAACCCTTGATAAAACTCGCCTGTGCTGACACTTACTTTGTAAACCTGCTCTTTTTGTTTCTAATAGTGGAGCTTCTGTACCTTGCGTTTTGTAATGCTCATGGCTTCCTACACGGTTATCTTGTACTCACTGAGGTCTAAGGGGGCTGATGGGAGATGCAAAGCCCTGTCCACCTGCAGCTCCCACATTCTTGTGGTCACCATATTCTATAGCCTCTGCAATTTCATATAGACCCGGCCTCAGATCACCTTCTCTGTGGATAAATCAGTGTCAGTATTCTGCACAATTGTTACTTCCTTGTTAAACCCTTtgatctacactctgaggaacacagaagtgaAGAATGCCCTGAGAAAGGTATGGAGCCACAGAGTGACTCCCAGGGGCAAATGAACATTTTTCTGTGCAGTAATGGGTTTTGATGTTGGCTTGGATTGGGAGATCTCCAATTATTTCTTCTCTGACCCTCTAATGCTTCCTGTAATCCCTTAACTGTTATCTGTTTAACAGAAATCCCAGGTGCTGAGAAGGAGAAAGTAAGAATAGCATATTTTCATAGTTTCCCCAGTTTAGAAATGTTTAGACCCTTGTGAGTTGTGACCTGTCAGTTTATAACTGGGAAGAGTTGAAATGAGAGAAATGGTGTCAGAGAAGTGTCATGCAGAGTTGGGCCGCTCGACTACACTACCATGTAGTAccttggaagatgggaagacaATCGATgattcaataaattatatttattgagtacttgctgtgcgCAAAAtattgtactcagctcttgggtgagtgcaataggGTCAgtagatatattctctgcccacaatgaactaaccCTGATGGACTTGAAACAATCCTAATCCACAGCTTCCTATTCCGCCATCTCTTCAGAGAGCACTATGTCATTCTCAACTCCAGTCTAAGTACTATTTCTCTTGTTCACTGTCAAGAGCTTAACccaatgcattgcactcagtaggtgttcaataaatacgctgttgttttgtgtttttattgtttcatcattaCTTAAACTGTCTGTGACTAATGTTTACCCCTACCCatttttagattgagagcccctagaggggaagggactgtgtctaattctcatctcaaGACATTctcaggagaagcaacgtggccaaaaggaaagagcacgggcctgggcgtcagaggttgtaggttccaatcctggatctgccacttgtcagctgtgtgactttgggcaagtctcttaacttctctatgcctcagttacctcatctgtaaaatggggattaagattgtgagccccctgaggggcaacctaattatcttgtatctaccccactgcttagaacagtccttggcacatagtaagtgtttaacaaatgccattatcattattattattattattattatctttgtgtttttcccagccccttagtacagtgctttgcacaaagtagttgCTTGAGAAAAGCTATTGAGGGAATAGaggaacagatgctattattaactTAGGCCTATCCTATCCCTCAGTGAAGATTCCACCAGAGGACTCAAGGAAAACTGCAATACACACCCTGAGTTGTTTAGAAATGGGATCTTATTCAGTACCTACAGTGAAGTGCAAAGGGAATAAAATGGCAATAGAGAAGAAAGTCCAACCTTTCTTCATTGGGTtgcatggtttttttttcctccaaattaaGAAGTTGCTGGTTTGTTTTCTACCAAATATGTTGAGTCCATTAGTGACACTGAGGAAAATCACGGGTTCTCCAAGGGTATGTCTTGCATCGGGTCATATCCTCCCAACCACAAactacagtattttttttttatttgcagcAATTAATAGCACATATGGATATAGTTTTGTGGGCTGTACTATTTTGGCACTTGCTTATCCTATCTATCTTTcgattccctttctcctcctaactgtaaataaATTTGTGTTTCTCTGCTCCCTTTGATTGGACGCTTGAGGGTTGAGGTTTAGTCTCGTGCTTCtttttcactttcccaagtgcttaatacagtgcatttccCAGTTAGCCAGGTCTGTTTCCCAATCTTTGGCATTTGGTTATTTTTTTTACAATTATTTAAAATAGCCTACAAATAAAACCCATTGAAAATCTCCTCAAGGCCAGAAGCTCATTCTtaaatgatgaccttgggcaagtcacttaacttctacgtgTCTCAataaactcatttgtaaaatgtggataaagactgtgagccccctgtgggacatggactgtgtctaatctgatgagtttgtatctaccttagggaaggtacagggtagatacagtgcttggcatatagtaagaacttaacaaatacttaactcctcctccaaccagcccCCCAGACCCCACAAAAAATAACAACCTGCTACTaccagtatattcattcattcattcaatcgtatttattgagtgattactgtgtgcagagcgctgtactaagcacttggcaagtacaagtaggcaacatatagagacagtccctacccaacagcgggctcacagtatatcacTCAAGTTAGctgagaaaagaggggaaaggagagggaaagagactgaaTTTCCAAGACTGGACAATATATTTCCCTCCTAGGGTTTGCTAGACACTCATCTGTTTTGGatagtttagtcaggaaagggcgGGGATTACAcaaaagggcattcattcattcattctttcattcaatcgtatttattgagtgcttaatatgttcagtAAGCAGGGAACTTAAGGTTCCTTCTAGCTCTGTGATTTGAACAGCATGAAACCATCCCACATTTCTCCACCATTAAGAAAAATGGTTTGAAGTTAATAAGATTCCTGCTCTTGCAAAACTCCATTCCATTTTGTAATGAATTACTGATGAGCGAACCCCAGGGTGAATAATAGTGATTGTAGGTTTAGTTTTATCTCTAGTTAGACTTCATGATCATAATCGTCTCCCTGTTCACCATTCGTCTATCAAATCAAGGTCTGCTGTTCCAGGAAAGTGACATTGATTAAGCTTAGAATTTGTTAATCATCCCCTGGGCTTTCCCTGGCAATGTGTGAGGGGTAGGGGATGAGGGAGGCTGGCGAGGGAGGGTGTTAGGGCTTGGGGAGCAAGGAATTCTGCTTCTAgggccttcaaataataattatggtactagttaagtggttattatgtgccaagcattgttcaaagtgtGGAGCTTTTGGTATTGACCTAAAGACATTTCCAAGTAAGGGAAAGGGCAAGGACTGGGCTGTTCAATTCTCCTTCTCTACTACTTGGAATATGTTTTTCAAGGTGTGGACTCTCTTAAAACAACAAaagcaatagtaataaaaattgtaGCATTTATCAatgccaaacaatgtactaagcactggactagatacaagataatccagttagaatcagtctgtgaacctcatgggtctcacagtcaaactCATCTTGCAGGACCCACTTTTGAATCCTAATCTCATGCTATTGTGGGAACCAGAGACATGAGTGAGTGGCTTGAAGATTCAGTGGAATGCTTGCTCGCATTAAGAATTACGTGGCTCAGTAGAGCTAAGACAATCAAAGAACTGTGTCGTGATTTGGGGGTCAGGAGTGCTTGGGAGGATTTGAGTCGGTCCACAGGATTTGGATGTTAGAAGCATGGGAGAGCAAAGTGTTACCGAGACCCTTTCGAGTGGTGACTAAATGAACAATGAATGAGTGTAGCTCTACCAGACCTGAAGTAAAATGACCAGACAAGCTGATTTTGGCAAGATGGTCTCCAAAGTAAGGCTGGACTTCTCCATCTTATTTAACAATTTCAAGACAGAAAAAGCAAAGTCATCTCCATGTCAGAAAAATTAGCGCTGACATTAATGGGAGGGGTCCTGCTGAGGGGGAGATGTGTCCCTCCATGGTGGGATGCATGGTATGCTTGTTCTAGTGTTGCTCCACTCCTCCATGGAGATCCTGTAGAGTAAGCTTACCTCAGGGTTGCCACAAGTGAAGCGACCAGTCAGAAAGAAAGATGTGTTCCCAATCTTTGGTGAAGGaagaaagactttgaagttgcTGATAAAACTTTGAGAAATAgggtggcctagtcgaaagagcataggtttgggagtcagaaaatccacgttctaatcctggctctgccacgtgtctactgtgtgaccgtgggcaagtcgcctaacctctctgtgcctcagtttcaaggATCTAGAGTTTGAGGTCTACATGGGACattgacagtgtccaacctgattatcttcaatctaccccagcacttagtatattacctgacatttaataagcatttaagaaatataattaaaaaaaaaaatctcagagggAAGAGTAGAGAGGAAGACTGTGGGGGAAGGGTGGTTTAAGGACAGATTAGTTGTGGGAAGTGGGTCAGTAGTCTGTTGAAAGGAAGTAGGTCAGGGCCACCACTGTAATGGCCCCAGTCTGGGTGGTGTGGGCTATTTTCCCAAGGCTCAAGAAGGTCGATGCTGGGTTCCATGTTGAGTTTCGATCTTGATTTAGCTCTGGTACTTATGGTCAGGTGCTCTGTACTtccaagtgtttcgtacagtgctcggcacacaagtgctcaataaatatgattgaatgaatgaatgaatgaatgaatgaatgtgtgtcttACCCAGGGTCTGAGAAGTCTCTCTTCACAACCTATCAAAGGCCCAACTCCATCTTGAACTCCAGGAATCTGGGACCTTATCAAGGCCCTCAGGAGAAATTCACCTGTGtgtgcctctctcccttctgaataagtcagtcaatcatatttattgagcatttatcgtgtgctgaacactgtactaagcgcacaggggagtaaaatacaacaagtaaacagacacattacctgtccacaaggagctcgcagtggggggggggggggcagacattaatataaataaaattttcCAGATAAGTGCGTAAGTGTTGTAGGGATGGAAGCAGGGATGGATAAAAGGAGCAGgtcaaggtgacccagaagggagtgggagagaggaaaggaggtcttagtcaaggaaggcctcttggaagagatttaccttcaataagggtttgaaggtggggagagtaattgtctgtcagatattaagagggagggtgttccaggccagaagcaggatttgggcgagaggtcggccatgagatagatgagatctaaattcagtgagtaggttggcatttgaggggcTAAGTGTGTGGGCGGGGATGTAGTAGAagaacagcgaggtgaggtaggagagaaccaggtgaatgagtgctttaaagcttttgGTAAGGACTTAAGTGTGgagagtttctctctctctctccccacacaccCATGTAAGAGGCCAAGTTGTGACTTATCAGAGGTGTGCTTTTCGTCAGCTCTGGTGAACTTTCTGCTAATCAGTTTGAGTTTCTATAAACTCAGCATTTCGGTAGGTAACCATTATTCGCTTAACTGCAGCTGCAATTCTTAAGAGACCtgggtggctcaatcaatcagtcaatcaatcagtcagtagtatttattgagatcctactgtgtgcagagaactatacaacagatcaaacgttccctgccccaaggagcatATACATGTAatgggggagttgggaggacACAGATATTTTCCAATAGTGAGAGCAGAAAGAAGAACCAGGATGCAATTGATAATGGCAAGAATATAAAATAAGAGAGGTTAATATGTAGTTGAATACATCAGCAGTGTGTATAGATCAATGTATACCACCAATCTGTATATTGATAAATGCATTTTGTTGacttatgttctcccaagtgcttagtgcagtgttctgtacacaataatctCTCAATAAGGAGCTTTGGGATGGAAGAACCTGGATAGGATCCTTACTTGGGGTAggattcctggagaagatgaaatgaaggAGGGATTAGTGGACTGGTACATTTCataggggagggaaagagtttcAGGCCATAGCCGTGgtgtgaatgcttagtacagtgttcaagggcttaatacagtgctctacactctgtaagtgctcaataaatgtcaatgattTACTGAGCAAGTTTCAGGTCATAAAAGTGTACTCAAGTCCCCCTTAACCTGTGCTTAAACAGACCACGTGTGTAGAATCTTGACTTTTCTAATGGCCAGAAAGGCTGTGATTGGCTTTGAATTTAGGAAGTTTGGGAGGACTGGTCAAATCCATAGATACTCAGCTTACTTAGTCTTGTGGGGGCTGAGGTGGTCATGGTTCAAATTAAAAGCCCCTGGAGTACAGTCATCCTCTTCAATGTAAAACTGGGTTTTCTTCACAAGTTGATTTGCCTGTAACTGTCATGTGTACATGTGTTTGCTTTGGAGGCCTGGTTTGAAGCAGGAAAAAGACATAGGGACCTTTGGGAAATAATTTGAAGAAAATTATCAAGCAATTTAACATCTGAAATCTAATGTGGcaaagtatttttttaatgtgatTTGATTTAAAAGCACTTTAAATAATTtgatgaacatttttgaagaacgtAACATTCAGTGACAAAAACTGTTGAAAGGGAAACAATTTCAGGGGCCCCAGAAGTTGGggaccttgtctctccctctagaatgtaagtttattatgggcagggactatttctgctaattatattgtgccctctcaagctcttagaacagtgcttttgcatgtagtaaacactcaataaatactaccgacagACTGATTACTGCTGACCCCAATTCAGCCCAGGCTGGCAGTTGCACCTCCCCTTTATGCTcaagacagtgctttgtaccctgaGTTGGCTGAAAAAATGTCTCCATCTGAAAGAACAGagcacaaaattatttctctggaATGTGATGTATTCAAGGTAAAATGAGATCCTGTGCTGTTCTGGACAGTCTCCTGTCTAAGTCCTTTGGAAACTCACAAGGAGACCTCTGTGATCCCCAGTTTTTGATGAATGGCTATTAATGTTCAGGAAATTCAAAGGTGGATGGAATATAgagataagataataataataataataataataataataataataataataatattggcatttgttaagcgcttactatgtgcaaagcactgttctaagcactggggggatacaaagtgatcaggttgtcccatgtggggttcacagtcttaatccccattttacagatgatgtaactgaggctcagagaagttaagtgacttgcccaaggtcatacagcagacatgtggcggggtctggattcgaacccatgacctctgactccaaagcccgggctctttccactgagccacgcccttaTGAAGCACGGCAAGAACCCCGTGATGGAACTGAATGAGAAGCGGTGGGGGCTGATGTATGAGCTGATCTCTAAGACGGGCGGCAGCCACGACAAGTGCTTCGTCATGTTGGTGGGCAGAGGTTCCCTGTCCTCTCTCAGCCCCTGGGCCAGGGCAGGGATCTGGATCCTGGGGGCTCTAGCACTCTGTCCCTAATCCAGCTGGGTGGGGGTCGGGAGGGAATCCCGTTCCTGAAGCAGTTGCTTTTCCTGTGGTGGGTGGGATAGCCCTCAAGGCTTGGCTGGACTGGCTGTGGAATGCAACTTAGCCACCCCTAAACTGCCCCGGGGCCATCTTCTCTTCCAGTGCCCCCTTCCTGCCGGCCCTCCCGCTGTTTTGTAAACCTTtcctcgacccccccccccccccggccctggaCGGGTCGCCAGGTTGTGAGGATGGGACACAGGCATTAAGGAAAACAGGGGAGTTAGCTACTGTGAGGACTTTGAGTGGAGAAAactgctctttctctttctctaagCTTTGTCTTTGAAGTTTCATGCTCTTATTTTCTCTTTGAAGCTCCAAGAAAAGAATTGGAAAACATAGCTGCAACCTCTTCTGTTCCTTCCATCTACCTCTTTCATAATCAGACCCATAGAATTTGacgaaatgaaaataaattattagACTTCCTTGGCACTCTCTTTTGCCTGGGGAAATCTCTAGCCCCTAGAGGCTGAGAGACACACATATTTCTGAACACTCAAGGAATGGCTTTAAATATCCAGTGGAATACAAAGAACAGAACTTTGCCTTTAAATGTACAAAGTGGAGGACTGTGAGGAAGGTGGCAAAGAACTAGTTATTGAGAGGGCTTTTTGCCACCATCACcaataagaacaacaataataactgtggtatttgttaagcgctttctatatgccaagcactgtattaagcactaggatagatataaaataatcaagtcagacgcagtaccaatcccacatgaggctctgagagtctacataggagggagaacaggtattgaattcccgttttatagataagcttgttatggacaggtaatgtgtctgctaattctcttgtattgtaccctcccaagtgcttattgcagtgcttgctatattgtactttattgctcatttatattttccaagtgcttagtacagtgctctgcacatagtaagtgctcaataatatgattgaatgaatgaatgaaataatacatTTGACTaattgaaactgaggtacaaggaagttatgtgacttgcccgaagtcacagaacTGGTAATTGGTGAAgtcaaaattaaaacccaggtcccttttgGCTCCCAcgcctgagctctttcctttaggccatactgcttctcagagcagaaattttcttttcttctatcATTTCACACTGAGAATTGGGAAACCATCCTGAATTTTCATTTGTTGACTGCTGGATGTTTCTTGGATCAGTTACTAATGCAAGGAGACTGATGAGGACAGAATCCAAGGTACGATTTGGAACTCTTAACTATAACTGTTGATCCCATTTTGTATAATTCAGAGGTTTTAAACTGTAGAGAGCACAGTGTCATTGAAACAGTGGAAGAATATTTTAGGCATGAGCAGTTGCTCTTAAAACAGAAACTGCACAGAGCAGTTGTAaggatatggaatttgttaccaaagGAAGTTGTGAAGGCAGAAATTACCAAAAGCAATCAGAAAGTTCTGGAAAAATTATGGGTGATAGCTtggtcattattagagaagcagagaagccatgtgacctagtggaaagatcacagttctgggagacaaaggacctaggttctaatttcatctctgccaattacctgctatgtgacctcgggtaattcacttaactttctgtgtctcagtttcctcatctgtaatatggggattcaaacctatcCTCCCGCATacatagactctgagctccatgtgaaacagggactgtgtctgatctgattaatttctatctattccagcgcttagaacagtacttgacacataataagtgcttaacaaatgtcatcactattattagagggaaagtcagggtatTTGAAAGTTCAAGAAGGATCTAGATGGCACGTGCTTCTCACTGTTGATTTCTTGCTAATAATCACCCTCTTGGCTAGAAcccactcccccttcatatatggcaggtcactgctcttcccatcttcaaacacCTGAAAtctctcctacaggaggccttgcCTGACAGATCTCTCACCTCTCCAACCTATGTCTCCACCAACAGCTACATCAACACGTCCAcatttacccaagcacttggatattcCTCCTTATGTATCTAGTAATCACATGCATGTCTTCAAACTGTGTTGCTTCCTGCTGTTGTTGTTTtcgtcttatgctatcgagttgtATACGACACATAACAATGCCATGGaaacgtctctcccagaatgccccacctccagctgcagtcgttctggtagtgtatccatagagttttcttggtaaaaatatggaagtggtttaacattgcctccttctgtgcagtaaatctgtgtctctgccctcaactttctaccatgctgccgctgcccagcacaggtgagttttgacttgtaacagattgccttcaactcgctagccactgtatAAACTAGAAAtgtaatggatatgcctctgcttgactctccctcccatagtccctCCCatgggggttccttaagggtcaggggttcctcaagggtcagttcttggtccccttctgttccctatctacactcattcctttggtgaactcatttgctcccatggcttcaactatcatctctaggcttatgacacccaaatccacatctctgcccctgctctctctccctccatccaggttcgtgtctccccctgcctttgggacatctctatctggatgtttcctcgccatctaaaactcaatatgtccaagactgaactccttatcttccctcccaaaccctgtcctatccctgactttcccctcactgtagatggcactaccatccttccatctcacaagcctgcaaccctgatgtcatcctcgactctgctctctcatccacccgcacaaccaatccatcacaaaaacctgccggtctcacctccacaacatcgccaagatccgccctttctctgttttcccttttagactgtgagcccactgttgggtagggactgtctctatacgttgccaacttgtacttcccaagtgcttagtacagtgctctgcacagagtaagtgctcaataaatacgattgattgattgattgattgaatgccctccctccgcacatccgccaagctagctctcttcctcccttcaaggcgctactgagagctcacctcctccaggaggccttcccagactgagattttatattgttagtatgtttggttttgttctctgtctcccctttttagactgtgagcccactgttgggtagggactgtctctatacgttgccaactggtacttcccaagggcttagtacagtgctttgcacacagtaagcgctcaataaatacaattgattgattgattggttcaatctctcatcctatcccgactggattacttcatcagcctcctctctgatctcccatcctcctctctctccccgcttgagtctacacttcactctgctgcccagattgtctttgtacagaaacgctctgggcatgccactcccctcctcaaaaatcttcagtggttgcctgtcaacctatgaatcgagCGAAAACtcttcattcttggcttcaaagctctccctcaccttgccctgtcttaccttacctcccttctctcctcctacagcccagcctgctgcctccttccctctgccgctaacctcctcactgtgcctcgctctcacctgtcccgccgtcgacccccagcccacatccttcccctaacctggaatgccctccctccacacatctgccaagctagctctcttcctccctt
This window harbors:
- the LOC119928870 gene encoding olfactory receptor 4C11-like; this translates as MLSFISHRGDEFLIWVHSLSTEIMLITNSMTEFILLGLTDDPAEQKIIFAVFIILYVATMLLIIVTIKTSQTLESHMYFFLSYLSFSDACFSTTTTPKFLVITLSEKKTIYFNGCITQIFALHFFSCLETLILIMMSHDRYVAICKPLHYTAIMNKCVCSILVGIALFGSFLHSSTQILLTLSLPYCGPDVINHFFYDFQPLIKLACADTYFVNLLFLFLIVELLYLAFCNAHGFLHGYLTRPQITFSVDKSVSVFCTIVTSLLNPLIYTLRNTEVKNALRKLDFMIIIVSLFTIRLSNQGLLFQESDID